The proteins below come from a single Comamonas antarctica genomic window:
- a CDS encoding response regulator — protein MQSIERILIVDDDPEIRGLLCEYLAAAGYRIAAAANGTEMQQQLAQHAISLVVLDVMMPGTDGLTLCRNLSARGGPPVILLTARGALLDRIVGLEMGADDYLPKPFDPRELLARIKVVLRRTHSFPPAREAEAAPVVHFCGWQLNTRQRQLLSPQKIVIALGDSDYQVLRLLLQNPHRTLSRDFLIEQVFGKERAPTDRAIDVCISRLRMALQEDARRPALIRTVRHAGYVLTADVQEGAHGHAAA, from the coding sequence ATGCAATCCATAGAACGCATCCTGATCGTCGATGACGATCCCGAAATCCGCGGCCTGCTGTGCGAATACCTGGCGGCGGCGGGCTACAGGATTGCCGCCGCCGCCAACGGGACGGAAATGCAGCAGCAGCTCGCCCAGCACGCGATCTCGCTGGTCGTGCTGGACGTCATGATGCCGGGCACGGACGGGCTGACGCTGTGCCGCAACCTGAGTGCGCGCGGCGGCCCGCCGGTCATTCTGCTCACGGCCCGGGGTGCATTACTCGACCGCATCGTCGGCCTGGAGATGGGCGCCGATGACTATCTGCCAAAGCCGTTCGATCCCCGCGAGCTGCTGGCGCGCATCAAGGTCGTGCTGCGCCGCACCCACAGCTTTCCGCCGGCACGCGAGGCCGAGGCCGCGCCGGTGGTGCACTTCTGCGGGTGGCAGCTCAACACCCGCCAGCGCCAGTTGCTTTCGCCGCAGAAAATCGTCATTGCGCTGGGCGATTCGGATTACCAGGTGCTGCGCCTGCTGCTGCAGAATCCGCACCGCACGCTGAGCCGCGATTTCCTGATCGAGCAGGTCTTCGGCAAGGAGCGGGCACCGACTGACCGCGCCATCGATGTGTGCATCAGCCGCCTTCGCATGGCCCTCCAGGAGGATGCCCGTCGCCCGGCCCTGATCCGCACGGTGCGGCATGCCGGCTATGTGCTGACAGCGGACGTGCAGGAAGGCGCGCACGGACATGCCGCCGCCTGA
- a CDS encoding undecaprenyl-diphosphate phosphatase → MDQVFGWLDALLLGILQGVTEFLPISSSAHLRIFGPLLVSGADPGAAFTAITQLGTELAVLLYFRADIWRIASHWCRSLRGGAGVDAQAARLGWLVLLGTLPIALLGLLLKDFIEHSLRNLYLTAAMLIGFGLVLGWADRIGRRAREMSSLTVKHGILMGFAQALALIPGVSRSGGTITAGLLLGYTREAAVRYSFLLAIPAVLASGLYQLLRSWGQPGPVGAGPTLLATAVAFAVGYIAIAGFMRFISRQSFRPFVYYRIVLGVAVIVALQMGWLAPL, encoded by the coding sequence ATGGATCAGGTTTTCGGTTGGCTCGATGCCCTGCTGCTGGGCATCTTGCAGGGGGTGACGGAGTTCCTTCCCATCTCCTCGAGCGCCCACTTGCGCATCTTCGGCCCCTTGCTGGTCTCGGGGGCTGACCCGGGGGCGGCCTTCACGGCCATCACGCAGCTGGGCACGGAGCTGGCGGTGCTGCTGTATTTCCGGGCCGACATCTGGCGCATTGCAAGCCACTGGTGCCGCTCGCTGCGCGGCGGCGCCGGCGTCGACGCGCAGGCGGCTCGCCTGGGCTGGCTGGTCTTGCTGGGAACCCTGCCGATTGCGCTGCTGGGCCTGCTGCTCAAGGACTTCATCGAGCACAGCCTGCGCAATCTGTATCTCACGGCGGCGATGCTGATCGGCTTCGGCCTGGTGCTGGGGTGGGCGGATCGCATAGGGCGCAGGGCACGGGAGATGTCCTCGCTGACGGTAAAGCACGGCATCCTGATGGGCTTTGCCCAGGCCCTCGCACTGATTCCCGGCGTCTCCCGCTCTGGCGGCACCATCACCGCCGGACTGCTGCTGGGCTACACGCGCGAGGCGGCGGTCCGTTACTCGTTCCTGCTCGCCATTCCCGCCGTGCTGGCGTCTGGCCTCTATCAATTGCTGCGGTCCTGGGGCCAGCCAGGGCCCGTAGGCGCCGGCCCGACGCTGCTGGCCACGGCGGTGGCGTTCGCCGTCGGCTACATCGCGATCGCCGGCTTCATGCGGTTCATTTCGCGCCAGAGCTTTCGCCCCTTCGTCTACTACCGTATCGTTCTGGGCGTCGCCGTCATCGTGGCGCTGCAAATGGGCTGGCTCGCGCCCCTCTGA
- a CDS encoding cyclase family protein encodes MKKPKHRFVDLSIYLENDVLSDPPPLAPKITYQKHADTLPEFMAMIPGTTPADYPDGEAAAAEWVTLTTHNGTHLDAPWHFHSTQDAKLGGARPSITIDQVPLEWCFQPGVKLDFRHFPDGYVATAADVEAELQRIDYELQPLDIVVVNTRAGSRYGHPDYLGAGCGMGYEATMYLLERGVRLTGTDAWSWDAPFSYTAARVAETGNKALIWEGHKAGRDIGYCHLEKLHNLEAVPATGFMISCFPHKIRGASAGWTRAVAIFADEAP; translated from the coding sequence ATGAAGAAGCCCAAGCACCGCTTTGTCGACCTGTCGATCTATCTCGAGAACGACGTGCTCTCGGACCCGCCGCCGCTGGCGCCCAAGATCACCTACCAGAAGCACGCCGACACGCTGCCCGAGTTCATGGCGATGATCCCGGGCACCACGCCCGCGGACTATCCCGATGGCGAGGCGGCCGCGGCCGAGTGGGTCACGCTCACGACGCACAACGGCACCCACCTCGATGCGCCCTGGCATTTCCATTCGACGCAGGATGCCAAGCTGGGCGGCGCGCGGCCGTCGATCACCATCGACCAGGTGCCGCTCGAATGGTGCTTCCAGCCCGGCGTGAAGCTGGACTTCCGCCACTTTCCCGACGGTTACGTCGCCACCGCGGCCGATGTCGAAGCCGAACTGCAGCGCATCGATTACGAACTCCAGCCACTGGACATCGTGGTCGTGAACACGCGCGCCGGCAGCCGCTACGGCCACCCCGACTATCTGGGCGCGGGCTGCGGCATGGGCTACGAGGCGACGATGTACCTGCTCGAGCGCGGCGTGCGCCTCACGGGCACCGATGCCTGGAGCTGGGATGCGCCGTTCTCGTACACCGCGGCGCGCGTGGCCGAGACCGGCAACAAGGCGCTGATCTGGGAAGGGCACAAGGCCGGCCGCGACATCGGCTACTGCCATCTGGAGAAGCTGCACAACCTCGAGGCGGTGCCGGCCACGGGCTTCATGATCAGCTGCTTTCCGCACAAGATCCGCGGCGCCTCGGCCGGCTGGACGCGCGCGGTGGCGATCTTTGCCGACGAAGCGCCCTGA
- a CDS encoding tripartite tricarboxylate transporter TctB family protein, which produces MKITRDIHDLVGGLLMAAAGLYFAVHGSQYAFGTTARMGPGYFPVVLGCVLFVLGLLVALPAWWRRGQAIEVQWKNLGWSIFALVFFAAALNRLGVVPASFAACLLALVPSPMRLRTRLVVCASVALLTALIFPLGLQMALPLWPWSA; this is translated from the coding sequence ATGAAAATCACAAGAGACATTCATGATCTGGTGGGCGGCTTGCTGATGGCGGCCGCCGGGCTCTACTTTGCCGTTCATGGCTCCCAATATGCGTTCGGAACCACCGCCCGCATGGGTCCAGGCTACTTTCCGGTCGTGCTGGGCTGCGTTCTGTTCGTTCTGGGCCTGCTCGTCGCCCTGCCCGCGTGGTGGCGGCGGGGGCAGGCAATCGAGGTCCAGTGGAAGAACCTGGGATGGTCGATATTCGCGCTGGTGTTCTTCGCCGCGGCGTTGAACCGGCTTGGCGTCGTTCCGGCGTCCTTTGCCGCCTGCCTGCTGGCCCTGGTGCCTTCGCCCATGCGCCTGCGCACCCGGCTGGTGGTCTGCGCCTCGGTGGCGCTGCTGACCGCTCTCATCTTCCCGCTGGGCCTGCAGATGGCTCTTCCCTTGTGGCCCTGGAGCGCTTGA
- a CDS encoding sensor histidine kinase, with amino-acid sequence MPPPDGHPPAGRQRWRQRCCRWLRPWSDSLWSRLAWVLGLGMLITQGVTSSVWFDLRYRHAMEMPIRLVSVQLADTLRTLELASALPAAQQLASLESGQFQLTLRHGPMPSGEDPDDLIRSVEDILNQSLSDRLGVQRHAQVLAAELIDDHGRTATLWRLLAAREPVGHFRIAVPLPAQPGQWLEVVASEAQGGIEAEPVSMIIDYVLRIYVLRILLVIAVALLAVRWVLQLMRRLAAAADALGRDLHRAPLPEDGPREVRQAAQTFNLMQRRLLEDRRERTRFLAAVSHDLRTPITRLRLRTELLPSGPLQARFRQDLEAMEQMVSSTLDFMRGEEHAEARQKVDVNGLLAGLRADFEEAGAKLALQGQARLPLSAYAASLRRCLQNLLENAIRYGGAAEIHVADSARELRIAIVDDGPGIPEESMELVFEPFYCVESSRNAELKGSGLGLSIARSIAQAHGATLELRNRSPRGLEAVLTIPRI; translated from the coding sequence ATGCCGCCGCCTGACGGCCACCCGCCGGCGGGAAGGCAGCGCTGGCGCCAGCGGTGCTGCCGGTGGCTGCGCCCCTGGAGCGACTCCCTCTGGAGCCGCCTGGCCTGGGTGCTGGGGCTGGGCATGCTGATTACCCAGGGGGTCACCAGCTCGGTATGGTTCGATCTGCGCTACCGGCACGCCATGGAAATGCCGATTCGGCTGGTTTCGGTGCAGCTGGCCGACACCCTGCGCACGCTCGAGCTGGCTTCGGCGCTGCCCGCCGCGCAGCAACTCGCCAGCCTGGAGTCGGGGCAGTTCCAGCTCACGCTGCGCCATGGGCCCATGCCCAGCGGGGAGGATCCCGATGACCTCATCCGCTCCGTCGAGGACATCTTGAACCAATCCCTCAGCGACCGGCTGGGCGTGCAGCGCCACGCACAGGTACTCGCGGCCGAACTGATCGACGACCACGGCAGGACGGCAACCCTCTGGCGCCTGCTGGCGGCACGCGAGCCGGTCGGCCACTTTCGCATAGCGGTGCCGCTGCCGGCGCAGCCAGGGCAGTGGCTGGAGGTGGTGGCGTCCGAAGCGCAGGGCGGTATCGAGGCCGAGCCGGTGAGCATGATCATCGACTATGTGCTGCGGATCTACGTCCTGCGCATCCTGCTGGTCATTGCCGTGGCGCTGCTGGCCGTGCGCTGGGTGCTGCAGCTCATGCGCCGGCTGGCTGCCGCAGCCGATGCCCTGGGACGGGATCTCCACCGCGCGCCGCTGCCCGAGGACGGGCCGCGCGAAGTGCGCCAGGCGGCGCAGACCTTCAACCTGATGCAGCGCCGACTGCTGGAGGACCGGCGTGAACGCACGCGCTTCCTGGCGGCGGTGTCGCACGACCTGCGCACGCCCATCACCCGCCTGCGCCTGCGCACGGAACTGCTGCCGTCCGGACCGCTGCAGGCCAGGTTCAGGCAGGATCTCGAGGCGATGGAACAGATGGTGTCCTCCACGCTCGACTTCATGCGCGGGGAAGAACATGCCGAAGCCCGCCAGAAGGTCGACGTGAACGGTCTGCTCGCCGGGCTGCGCGCGGACTTCGAGGAAGCTGGCGCAAAGCTGGCGCTGCAGGGGCAGGCGCGGCTGCCGCTGTCCGCGTATGCCGCCAGCCTGCGGCGCTGCCTGCAGAATCTGCTCGAGAATGCGATCCGCTACGGCGGCGCGGCGGAGATCCATGTGGCCGACAGCGCCCGGGAACTGCGCATCGCCATCGTCGACGACGGCCCGGGCATTCCCGAAGAATCGATGGAACTGGTGTTTGAACCGTTCTACTGCGTGGAGTCGTCGCGCAACGCCGAGCTCAAGGGATCGGGCCTGGGTTTGTCGATTGCACGCTCGATTGCACAGGCCCATGGCGCCACGCTGGAACTGCGCAACCGTTCCCCCAGGGGCCTGGAGGCCGTTCTGACCATTCCTCGCATCTAG
- a CDS encoding MFS transporter, with amino-acid sequence MPSTDDTAGYADSSAFSLRRIALPAFGPSLMFGIGEGAILPMIPLMARELGASIALAALMVTLLGLGSLLNNIPASFITMRWGERGAIIAAGFWSAAAMLLCLLTRRLELFGLGCFMVGMSQSVYNIARQSYLTAAVPIGYRARALSTLGGVMRIGLFVGPFLAATVVHAYGMAAAFWVGIAGVVGAALIGMRVPDLPEPAPPAGQAPVPTGWRTILREHRRVFLTLGLAVLLVSAVRASRQAVLPLWADHLLLAPAAASLIYGLAGGIEMLLFYPAGKIMDARGRRWVALPSMLIMGAALALVPFTTGFTSLLIAAMAIGFANGIGSGLIMTLGADHAPRHGRAYFLGVWRFMADLGSTAGPALVALLAAAVSLPLGVGATGAIAFTAAALMARWVPARTPQA; translated from the coding sequence ATGCCCTCGACCGACGATACCGCTGGATACGCCGATTCCAGTGCCTTCTCGCTGCGCCGCATCGCCCTGCCTGCCTTCGGCCCCTCGCTGATGTTCGGCATCGGCGAAGGCGCGATCCTGCCGATGATTCCGCTGATGGCGCGCGAACTCGGCGCCAGCATTGCGCTGGCCGCGCTGATGGTCACGCTGCTGGGCCTGGGCTCGCTGCTCAACAACATTCCGGCCTCGTTCATCACCATGCGCTGGGGCGAGCGCGGCGCGATCATTGCCGCGGGCTTCTGGAGCGCTGCCGCGATGCTGCTGTGCCTGCTGACGCGCCGGCTGGAGCTGTTCGGACTGGGCTGCTTCATGGTCGGCATGTCGCAGTCGGTCTACAACATCGCGCGCCAGAGCTATCTCACGGCGGCGGTGCCGATCGGTTATCGCGCCAGGGCGCTGTCGACGCTGGGCGGCGTGATGCGCATCGGCCTGTTCGTCGGGCCCTTCCTGGCGGCCACGGTGGTGCATGCCTATGGCATGGCGGCAGCGTTCTGGGTCGGCATTGCGGGCGTAGTCGGCGCCGCGCTGATCGGCATGCGCGTGCCCGACCTGCCCGAGCCGGCGCCGCCCGCGGGGCAGGCGCCGGTCCCTACCGGTTGGCGCACGATCCTCCGGGAGCATCGCCGCGTGTTCCTGACGCTGGGCCTGGCGGTGCTGCTGGTGAGCGCGGTGCGCGCCTCGCGCCAGGCGGTGCTGCCGCTGTGGGCCGACCATCTGCTGCTCGCGCCCGCCGCGGCCTCGCTGATCTACGGCCTCGCGGGCGGCATCGAGATGCTGCTGTTCTATCCCGCGGGCAAGATCATGGATGCGCGGGGCCGGCGCTGGGTCGCGCTGCCCTCGATGCTGATCATGGGCGCGGCGCTGGCGCTGGTGCCGTTCACCACCGGCTTCACCAGCCTGCTAATTGCGGCCATGGCGATCGGCTTTGCCAACGGCATCGGCTCGGGCCTGATCATGACGCTGGGCGCCGACCACGCGCCGCGCCACGGCCGCGCCTATTTCCTCGGCGTCTGGCGCTTCATGGCGGATCTCGGCTCGACGGCCGGGCCGGCGCTGGTGGCGCTGCTCGCGGCCGCGGTATCGCTGCCGCTGGGCGTGGGCGCGACCGGCGCGATTGCGTTCACGGCCGCGGCGCTGATGGCGCGCTGGGTGCCGGCGCGCACGCCGCAGGCATGA
- a CDS encoding tripartite tricarboxylate transporter permease, protein MELLGNLWLGLQVAGEPITLAYCFFGVFLGTVVGVLPGIGALAAISLLLPLTYHMTPAAAIIMLAGVYYGAQYGGSTASILLNLPGTPSSAVTCLDGYPLAKKGKAGLALFVTTIASLAGAMSGLVLLVLFSPLIAEIGLKFGPAEFFSMMVLGLVAASSMTAGSPAKGLCMVVFGLLLGMVGTDVNSGVARFSFDVPELTDGINLVALAMGLFGVAEVVRSINSADLNRKLEKVSLASMMPTRAELKTTVKPMARGSALGAALGALPGVGPSIAAFMAYAIEKKVAKDPSRFGQGAIEGITAPESANNAAAQTAFVPSLSLGIPGDAVMAIMLGALIIHGIQPGPMLITEQPALFWGLIMSFAIGNIMLVVLNLPTIGLWVALLRIPFAWMYPAILVFVALGVYSVNNNTFDIYSVAVLGVMGYALMVLRFEPAPLLLGYILGPMLEEHLRRGLLLSRGDPMVFVTRPISATLLACTAAMLMWAIWSTVRKSIKAKRELEVAEQLSS, encoded by the coding sequence ATGGAACTCCTAGGAAATCTCTGGCTTGGCCTGCAAGTGGCCGGTGAGCCCATCACGCTGGCGTACTGCTTCTTCGGCGTATTTCTCGGCACCGTCGTTGGCGTGCTGCCCGGAATCGGCGCCCTCGCGGCCATCTCGCTGCTGCTGCCCCTGACCTATCACATGACTCCCGCCGCGGCCATCATCATGCTGGCCGGTGTCTATTACGGCGCGCAGTATGGCGGCTCCACCGCCTCCATCCTGCTGAACCTGCCGGGCACGCCGTCCTCGGCCGTCACCTGCCTGGACGGCTATCCGCTGGCCAAGAAGGGCAAGGCGGGGCTGGCGCTGTTCGTGACCACCATCGCCTCGTTGGCGGGCGCGATGTCGGGCCTGGTCCTGCTGGTGCTGTTCTCGCCGCTGATCGCGGAAATCGGACTGAAGTTCGGTCCGGCAGAGTTCTTCTCGATGATGGTGCTGGGGCTGGTGGCCGCCTCTTCCATGACCGCGGGCTCGCCCGCCAAGGGGCTGTGCATGGTGGTTTTCGGCCTGCTGCTGGGCATGGTGGGAACCGATGTGAACTCGGGCGTGGCACGGTTCAGCTTCGATGTGCCGGAACTGACGGATGGCATCAATCTGGTCGCGCTGGCAATGGGCTTGTTCGGCGTGGCGGAGGTGGTTCGCAGCATCAACTCTGCCGACCTCAATCGCAAGCTGGAGAAGGTATCGCTGGCTTCCATGATGCCCACGCGGGCAGAACTGAAGACGACCGTGAAGCCCATGGCGCGTGGCTCCGCGCTGGGCGCTGCCCTGGGCGCCCTGCCGGGCGTGGGCCCCTCGATTGCCGCTTTCATGGCCTATGCCATCGAGAAGAAGGTCGCCAAGGATCCCAGCCGCTTCGGCCAGGGCGCCATCGAAGGCATCACCGCGCCGGAGTCCGCCAACAACGCGGCGGCACAGACGGCCTTCGTTCCCTCGCTGTCGCTGGGCATCCCTGGCGACGCGGTGATGGCCATCATGCTCGGCGCGCTGATCATCCATGGCATCCAGCCCGGACCGATGCTGATCACCGAGCAGCCGGCCCTGTTCTGGGGACTGATCATGAGCTTTGCGATCGGCAACATCATGCTGGTCGTGCTCAATCTGCCGACCATCGGGCTCTGGGTCGCACTGCTGCGCATTCCATTCGCATGGATGTATCCCGCCATCCTGGTGTTCGTCGCCCTCGGGGTCTACAGCGTCAACAACAACACCTTCGATATCTATTCGGTGGCGGTGCTGGGCGTGATGGGCTACGCGCTGATGGTGCTGCGCTTCGAGCCCGCGCCGCTGCTGCTGGGTTACATTCTCGGGCCGATGCTGGAAGAGCATCTGCGCCGGGGATTGCTGCTTTCGCGCGGCGACCCGATGGTCTTTGTCACGCGCCCCATCAGCGCCACGCTGCTGGCATGTACCGCTGCCATGCTGATGTGGGCGATCTGGTCGACGGTGCGCAAGTCCATCAAAGCCAAGCGCGAACTCGAGGTGGCCGAACAACTGTCAAGTTAA
- a CDS encoding tripartite tricarboxylate transporter substrate binding protein, giving the protein MNHAQQALPATRRSMLLALAASAFGPRALAQNGRHFSIIVPQPAGNPSDVFARKLQQLMQQSLGQTVIVENLPGAGGAIGVQRMLNAPADGMTAVMVSQTEPILTPATLLSVRYKPGQMRAVGLLGRTSYVLAGRPDLPAQKHSELLALARQADRSGKPLSFGHIGQGSMIHLMGAQWAQLCGVELAYIPYRGVPPAVQDLAGGQIDLSFVPLGGLALDLIMTGKLRAFGSTAEQAPALLPQATPLKTLEPALKNFVHTAWGALLVPRNVPEAAAQRINTAFESAMRDPDVQAFLRSQGTDPQGPMTLAALEQFYQKEIQVHQALARAVGVVAS; this is encoded by the coding sequence ATGAATCACGCACAACAGGCCTTGCCGGCAACCCGGCGTTCCATGCTCTTGGCGCTGGCCGCGAGCGCCTTCGGGCCGCGGGCACTGGCGCAGAACGGGCGCCATTTCTCGATCATCGTGCCCCAGCCCGCGGGCAATCCCAGCGATGTCTTCGCGCGCAAGCTCCAGCAGCTGATGCAGCAGTCGCTGGGGCAGACCGTGATCGTCGAGAACCTGCCCGGCGCGGGCGGCGCCATCGGCGTGCAGCGCATGCTCAATGCGCCCGCCGACGGCATGACCGCGGTGATGGTCTCGCAGACCGAGCCCATCCTCACCCCCGCGACGCTGCTCAGCGTGCGCTACAAGCCCGGTCAGATGCGCGCCGTGGGCCTGCTGGGCCGCACCAGCTATGTGCTGGCCGGCCGGCCCGACCTGCCCGCGCAAAAGCATTCGGAACTGCTGGCGCTGGCGCGCCAGGCCGACAGGTCCGGCAAGCCCTTGAGCTTCGGCCATATCGGCCAGGGCTCGATGATCCACCTGATGGGTGCGCAGTGGGCGCAGCTGTGCGGCGTGGAGCTGGCGTACATCCCCTACCGCGGCGTGCCGCCGGCGGTGCAGGACCTCGCGGGCGGGCAGATCGACCTGTCGTTCGTGCCGCTGGGCGGGCTGGCGCTCGATCTGATCATGACCGGCAAGCTGCGTGCCTTCGGCAGCACCGCCGAGCAGGCGCCGGCGCTGCTGCCGCAGGCCACGCCGCTCAAGACGCTCGAGCCCGCGCTGAAGAACTTCGTGCACACCGCCTGGGGTGCGCTGCTGGTGCCGCGCAACGTGCCAGAGGCCGCGGCGCAGCGCATCAACACCGCCTTCGAGTCCGCGATGCGCGACCCCGACGTGCAGGCCTTCCTGCGCAGCCAGGGCACCGATCCGCAGGGGCCGATGACCCTGGCCGCGCTGGAGCAGTTCTATCAGAAGGAAATCCAGGTCCACCAGGCACTGGCGCGCGCCGTGGGCGTGGTGGCTTCCTGA
- a CDS encoding membrane-bound PQQ-dependent dehydrogenase, glucose/quinate/shikimate family: MRVLTLLLLALLGLPLTAGGVYLLTLGGSPFYLFSGLVVLAVAVGVFQRKRWATPLYAIWLLVLLAWSLWEAGLYWWPLATRLGLPVIVGLVMAIPASRRNAQGTGHFGLGWPVLGTALLSAVVALVGIPRHLHETEGTLAMDIVNADPKLGDSPLAEGEWTAYGRTQHGQRFTPLKQITPENVGKLDVAWQIRTGDMRGPGDVGETTYQATPLKINDTLYLCTPHSLAIALDADTGKERWRFDPKSGLEKQRQHQTCRGVSYHSDAPVAAGTPAAGAPAAGTPAAAPALCAKRIFLPTSDAKLYALDAATGKPCADFGKDGALDLTHNMPFKQSGFYYSTSPPAVAGDRVIVAGAVNDNYAVNSPSGVIRAYDVHTGKLLWNWDSGKAGDTTAFDPNDRSQTYTASSPNSWSVASVDMELGMVYFPMGNRTPDQLGIYRNADEEKYATSVVALDLATGQVRWVQQFVHHDLWDMDSPAQPVLLDLDLAKGRTPAIVVPTKQGDVYVLDRRDGSPVHAITERAAPQGTEIPGQTVAAMQPTSALSFEPPPLRESDMWGASLIDQMMCRIAFKKLRYEGRYTPPSLQGSLVYPGNFGVFNWGSVAVDPQRQVMFGMPTYLAFVSTLVPQEHVRGQQTNAGEQGLNANVGADYGVRMHPFLSPIGVPCQVPPWGTVAAADLRTGKIAYQYRNGTIRDLSPVPLPIRVGVPGIGGPLMTASGVAFLGAAVDNNFRAYDVASGKILWDVRIPAGGQATPMSYLNSQGEQMVVLVAGGHGSIGTKAGDYVVAYKLKK; this comes from the coding sequence ATGCGTGTCTTGACCTTGCTGCTTCTGGCGCTGCTGGGCCTGCCGCTCACCGCGGGCGGCGTCTATCTGCTGACCCTGGGCGGCAGCCCGTTCTATCTGTTCAGCGGCCTGGTCGTGCTGGCCGTGGCCGTTGGCGTGTTCCAGCGCAAGCGCTGGGCCACGCCGCTGTACGCGATCTGGCTGCTGGTGCTGCTGGCCTGGTCGCTGTGGGAAGCGGGCCTGTACTGGTGGCCGCTGGCCACGCGCCTGGGCCTGCCGGTCATCGTCGGCCTGGTCATGGCGATTCCGGCTTCGCGCCGCAATGCGCAGGGCACGGGCCACTTCGGCCTGGGCTGGCCGGTGCTGGGCACGGCGCTGCTGTCGGCCGTGGTCGCGCTGGTGGGCATTCCACGCCACCTGCATGAGACCGAAGGCACGCTGGCGATGGACATCGTCAACGCCGACCCCAAGCTGGGCGACAGCCCGCTGGCCGAAGGCGAATGGACGGCCTATGGCCGCACCCAGCATGGCCAGCGCTTCACGCCGCTCAAGCAGATCACGCCCGAGAATGTCGGCAAGCTCGACGTTGCCTGGCAGATCCGCACCGGCGACATGCGCGGCCCGGGCGACGTCGGCGAGACCACCTACCAGGCCACGCCGCTCAAGATCAACGACACGCTGTACCTGTGCACGCCGCACAGCCTGGCCATTGCGCTCGATGCCGACACCGGCAAGGAACGCTGGCGCTTCGATCCGAAGTCGGGTCTGGAAAAGCAGCGCCAGCACCAGACCTGCCGCGGCGTGTCGTATCACAGCGATGCGCCCGTGGCCGCCGGTACGCCGGCCGCCGGAGCGCCGGCCGCCGGTACGCCGGCCGCCGCCCCGGCGCTGTGCGCCAAGCGCATCTTCCTGCCCACCTCCGATGCCAAGCTCTACGCGCTCGATGCCGCCACCGGCAAGCCCTGCGCCGACTTCGGCAAGGATGGCGCGCTCGACCTGACGCACAACATGCCGTTCAAGCAGTCGGGCTTCTACTACTCGACCTCGCCACCGGCCGTCGCGGGCGACCGCGTGATCGTCGCCGGTGCGGTGAACGACAACTACGCCGTGAACTCGCCCTCGGGCGTGATCCGCGCGTATGACGTGCACACCGGCAAGCTGCTGTGGAACTGGGACTCGGGCAAGGCCGGCGACACCACGGCCTTCGATCCGAACGACCGCAGCCAGACCTATACCGCCTCGTCGCCCAACAGCTGGTCGGTGGCCAGCGTCGACATGGAACTGGGCATGGTCTACTTCCCGATGGGCAACCGCACGCCGGACCAGTTGGGCATCTACCGCAATGCCGACGAGGAAAAGTACGCGACGTCGGTCGTGGCCCTGGACCTCGCCACCGGCCAGGTGCGCTGGGTGCAGCAGTTCGTGCACCACGACCTGTGGGACATGGATTCGCCGGCCCAGCCCGTGCTGCTCGACCTGGATCTCGCCAAGGGCCGGACCCCGGCCATCGTGGTGCCGACCAAGCAGGGCGATGTCTATGTGCTCGACCGCCGCGACGGCAGCCCGGTGCATGCCATCACCGAACGCGCCGCGCCCCAGGGCACGGAGATTCCGGGCCAGACCGTGGCCGCGATGCAGCCGACCTCGGCACTGAGCTTCGAGCCGCCGCCACTGCGCGAATCGGACATGTGGGGTGCCAGCCTCATCGACCAGATGATGTGCCGTATCGCGTTCAAGAAGCTGCGCTACGAGGGCCGCTACACGCCGCCGTCGCTGCAGGGTTCGCTGGTCTATCCGGGCAACTTCGGCGTCTTCAACTGGGGCAGCGTCGCGGTCGATCCGCAGCGCCAGGTGATGTTCGGCATGCCGACCTATCTGGCCTTCGTCTCGACGCTGGTGCCGCAGGAGCATGTGCGCGGGCAGCAGACCAATGCCGGCGAGCAGGGCCTGAACGCCAACGTCGGCGCCGACTACGGCGTGCGCATGCATCCCTTCCTGTCGCCGATCGGCGTGCCCTGCCAGGTGCCGCCATGGGGCACGGTGGCTGCTGCCGACCTGCGTACCGGCAAGATCGCCTACCAGTACCGCAACGGCACCATCCGCGACCTGTCGCCCGTGCCGCTGCCGATCCGCGTCGGCGTGCCCGGCATCGGCGGCCCGCTGATGACCGCGAGCGGCGTGGCCTTCCTCGGCGCTGCCGTGGACAACAACTTCCGCGCCTATGACGTGGCCAGCGGCAAGATCCTGTGGGATGTGCGCATTCCCGCGGGCGGCCAGGCTACGCCCATGAGCTACCTCAACAGCCAGGGCGAGCAGATGGTCGTGCTGGTGGCCGGCGGCCACGGCTCGATCGGCACCAAGGCCGGCGACTATGTGGTGGCGTACAAGCTCAAAAAGTAA